The sequence below is a genomic window from Coffea arabica cultivar ET-39 chromosome 8e, Coffea Arabica ET-39 HiFi, whole genome shotgun sequence.
TGTGATCGTGAAGAAATTGCGCTTACTAGAACCTGAATGGTGCCGGCAACTCCaaactttgccttgtttttgTCCAACATTGCTAGGCTACATAAAAATGAGGCTGCTAATTTGCTGGATTCTGCAGAAGCAGGGGCCAGGATGGCAGAGTTGAGGTAGATTATGTTTTCCATCTCTGCCAACGATTGCTTCAGATTAGGGTTCAGGGAGAGATTGAACAGGATGGTCAGAGCCAGAGTTTCAACCGCTGGGGAGGCAGATTTGGACAGGGAAAGAAGAATAGAGATGGCACCATCTGTTTGTGCTAATAAATTCCTGTTTTGAGAATTAACTTTTGTGATGCTTACCAAAGTTTGCAGAGCCTTTAGCTGATTCTCTCTTGAATCAGATCGGATTTCATCGAGACACTCGACAATGGCTTCGCGGATACGAAGCGAAGACATATTTCTTGATGATTCTTGATCAATTAATTCACCAGCACTGATGGAAATATTTGTGATTATGATATGCATATGCAAACTCCAGGGTTCTCCAGAGGAAGAGCTAATGGTAATTTTCTCGTCATATATAAAGACAGTAGTGTATAAACACGGATACTTCCAATGTTGTGGTACATAAATTTCCTTGCTATTTCAGCCCTGGACATCGTCCGGCTCCACTACGCATGCCAATTTGTGTTCTATCTTTTTGGCAGTTGGGATATTTCTTTCCATAAGCACACAGGTTCAAGATGAAATGACCTGCGTACATGTTTGTGTGTGTAGTGTTTTGCTATCCGTTTGTGTTCTGCGGAtattaaatccaaaattagcTGAGGCCCAACAGCATTGTCAATTAACAAGTAGGAATCAACAAGTTTCATTCACGGATTTGACTTTTATCCATTTAAAGatgaacatatatatatatatatatattatgtagtGAATATCTCGAAAAAACATGAGATCTTTTAACCGATGCTGCAGATCTACACTAAG
It includes:
- the LOC113704804 gene encoding uncharacterized protein → MHIIITNISISAGELIDQESSRNMSSLRIREAIVECLDEIRSDSRENQLKALQTLVSITKVNSQNRNLLAQTDGAISILLSLSKSASPAVETLALTILFNLSLNPNLKQSLAEMENIIYLNSAILAPASAESSKLAASFLCSLAMLDKNKAKFGVAGTIQFHGNCTVAVRSGAVPMLLKFAGNRDGEDLAGTSLAILCLLARFEEGLSALRKTDEIVGSMLEVLKGRCMLSKEGAADILIRLFDESEGCIRDALRLPDFLTVLADVSVRGSGRAREKAGSLMKKMMEVNLDSHVDGKYLMHQW